The following nucleotide sequence is from Firmicutes bacterium ASF500.
TCCTTAAAGGCCCAGAAGCCCCGGCCCACGTGGTTGAACACCCCGTCCAGCATGACCCGGATACCGGCGTCGTGGAAGGCCTGGCACACCTTCGCCAGGTCGCCGTCGGCGCCCAGGCGGGGGTCCGTGTGGAAGTAATCCCGGGTGTCGTAGCCGTGGCGGTCGCTGTCGAACACCGGGTTGAGCAGGAGGGTATTCGACCCCGTTTTTTTGATATGGTCCACCCAGTCCAGCAGACGCAGGATACGGGGCTTCGTGTTCCCGTCGTTGTCCGCCGGCGCGCCGCACAGGCCCAGGGGGTAGATTTGATAGATGACTGCCTCGTCAAACCACATAATAACATCTCTCCTTCTGCCCGGATGGGCAAACGTTTGTCCCGCCTATCATACTACATTTTGACTGAGACCGCAAGGGAGAGATCATTATAGGCCCGCTCTCTTTTTTGAGGGTGCGCAAATCAAGCAAGGCGGAGGAGCAAATTCCAGACGGGGAATAGCACGGAGGCGCACCGCTGGGGGCGCCTCCGCAATTTAAAAAATTTTCAGAAAATAAAAAACGCCTCTTGACTTTAGCGCTTCTTTGCGCTACACTTTAACGGTAAAAAGCGAAAAAGCGAAACGCGCGAGAGGATGGATACATATGGCGATTAAGCTTATCATGCTTCTGGTATTTTTTGGCGTAATGGTGGGCATTGGCCTGTATTGCCGCAAAAGCGCCGCCGATGTCAGCGGTTTTGTGTTGGGCGGACGGTCGGTGGGTCCCTGGCTCACGGCCTTTGCCTACGGCACCTCCTATTTTTCAGCGGTGGTCTTTGTTGGCTACGCCGGGCAGTTTGGCTGGAAGTACGGCGTAGCCGCCACCTGGGCGGGGATTGGCAACGCGGTCCTGGGCTCCCTGCTGGCCTGGGTGGTGCTGGGCCGGCGGACCCGGATCATGACCCAGCACCTGGACAGTGCCACCATGCCCGAGTTCTTCGGCCGGCGGTTCGGCTCCGCCTCCTTGAAAATTGCTGCCTCGGTGATTATTTTCATCTTTCTAATCCCCTACACCGCCAGCCTATACAACGGCCTGTCCCGTCTGTTCGGCATGGCCTTTGACATCGACTACTCGGTGTGCGTCATTGTGATGGCGATTTTGACCGGGGTCTACGTCATCGCTGGAGGCTATATGGCCACCGCCATCAACGACTTCATTCAGGGCATTATCATGCTCTTCGGCATCTGCGCCGTCATCGGGGCGGTGCTGGGCAGTCAGGGGGGCTTTACGGCGGCCCTGACCAAGCTGGCCCAGGTGTCCGGTGAGACGGCCTCCGGCCCCGCCGCCGGGGCTCCCGGGGTGTTTGCCTCCTTCTTCGGCCCTGACCCGGTGAATCTGCTGGGGGTGGTGATCCTCACCTCCCTGGGCACCTGGGGCCTGCCCCAGATGGTCCAGAAGTTCTATGCCATCAAGAGTGAGAAGTCTATCAACACCGGCACGGTGATCTCCACCCTCTTCGCCATGGTGGTGGCCGGGGGCTGCTACTTCCTGGGGGGCTTCGGGCGGCTGTTCGCCGACGTGGTGGGCGTCACCGAGGCCGGGACCCCCGTGGGCGGCTTTGACGCCGTGATTCCCGCCATGCTCTCCGGCCTGCCCGACCTGCTGCTGGCGGTGGTGGTGATTCTGGTGCTGTCCGCCTCTATGTCCACCCTCAGCTCTCTGGTGCTCACCTCCAGCTCCACCCTGACCCTGGACCTGCTCAAGGGCCACATCGTCAAGGAGATGGACGAGAAGCGTCAGGTCTTCGTCATGCGGTGCCTCATTGTGGTGTTCATCGCCATCTCGGTGGTGCTGGCGATTATCCAGTACAAATCCAGCGTCACCTTCATCGCTCAGCTCATGGGCGTGTCCTGGGGCGCTCTGGCCGGGGCCTTCCTGGCCCCCTTCCTCTACGGGCTGTACTGGCGGGGGACCACAAAAATCGCCTGCTGGGTCAGCTTTGTGTTCTCCACTGTGGTCATGCTGGCCGATATCTCCCCGCTGAAGGCCTATTTCCCCGCCATCCTGGTTTCGCCCATCAACTGCGGCGCGTTCTGCATGATCGCCGGACTGGTGATCGTGCCGGTGGTGTCCCTGTTCACCCCCAAGCCCCGGAGGGAGCTGGTGGACGACGCCTTCTCCTGCTATGAGGAGAAGGTCACCGTCCGCAAGA
It contains:
- the putP gene encoding Sodium/proline symporter, translating into MAIKLIMLLVFFGVMVGIGLYCRKSAADVSGFVLGGRSVGPWLTAFAYGTSYFSAVVFVGYAGQFGWKYGVAATWAGIGNAVLGSLLAWVVLGRRTRIMTQHLDSATMPEFFGRRFGSASLKIAASVIIFIFLIPYTASLYNGLSRLFGMAFDIDYSVCVIVMAILTGVYVIAGGYMATAINDFIQGIIMLFGICAVIGAVLGSQGGFTAALTKLAQVSGETASGPAAGAPGVFASFFGPDPVNLLGVVILTSLGTWGLPQMVQKFYAIKSEKSINTGTVISTLFAMVVAGGCYFLGGFGRLFADVVGVTEAGTPVGGFDAVIPAMLSGLPDLLLAVVVILVLSASMSTLSSLVLTSSSTLTLDLLKGHIVKEMDEKRQVFVMRCLIVVFIAISVVLAIIQYKSSVTFIAQLMGVSWGALAGAFLAPFLYGLYWRGTTKIACWVSFVFSTVVMLADISPLKAYFPAILVSPINCGAFCMIAGLVIVPVVSLFTPKPRRELVDDAFSCYEEKVTVRKSQALGDLQ